A genomic segment from Perca flavescens isolate YP-PL-M2 chromosome 13, PFLA_1.0, whole genome shotgun sequence encodes:
- the hpda gene encoding 4-hydroxyphenylpyruvate dioxygenase has product MGFEALAYKGLETGSREVVSHVIRQDKIIFVFESPLNPGNEEMGEHWIKHGDGVKDIAFQVEDCDFLIKTAKERGAVIVKEPWVEQDSQGRVKYAVIQTYGDTTHTLIEYLSPYKGLFLPGYNKPLFRDPLLATLPPGGLNFIDHVVGNQPDDQMVPVSDWYLKCMMFHRFWSIDDKQIHTEYSSLRSIVVTNYEETIKMPINEPAMGKKVSQIQEYVDYNGGPGVQHIALNTSNIIQAVMNLRARGMEFLSAPDLYYETLRRNLKTAKIKVKEDLDRLQELKILVDFDDKGYLLQIFTKPVQDRPTLFLEVIQRNNHFGFGAGNFKSLFEAIEKDQDARGNLTVLTPAGQAKAFK; this is encoded by the exons ATGGGCTTCGAGGCTTTGGCCTACAAGGGTTTGGAGACTGGCAGCCGAGAGGTGGTGTCTCATGTCATCAGACAGGATAAG ATCATATTTGTATTTGAATCGCCACTAAACCCTGGAAATGAAG AGATGGGAGAACACTGGATTAAGCATGGAGATGGAGTCAAAGACATTGCTTTCCAAGTGGAGGATTGTGACTTTTTAATCAAG ACAGCCAAAGAGCGAGGAGCTGTAATCGTCAAGGAACCCTGGGTGGAGCAGGACAGCCAGGGCAGGGTCAAGTATGCTGTGATTCAAACG TATGgagatacaacacacacactcattgagTACCTCAGTCCGTACAAAGGCCTTTTCCTGCCAGGCTACAATAAGCCTCTGTTTAGAGATCCTCTGTTAGCCACGCT TCCACCAGGAGGTTTGAACTTCATCGATCATGTAGTGGGAAACCAGCCAGATGACCAAATGGTGCCAGTTTCAGACTG GTATCTGAAGTGTATGATGTTCCATCGGTTCTGGTCAATAGACGACAAGCAGATCCACACGGAATACAGTTCATTGAGGTCCATAGTGGTGACCAACTACGAAGAGACCATCAAGATGCCCATCAACGAACCTGCAATGGGGAAAAAAGTCTCACAAATCCAG GAATACGTGGACTACAACGGGGGACCAGGCGTTCAGCATATCGCCCTCAACACGTCAAACATCATCCAAGCCGTGA TGAACCTGCGCGCCCGAGGGATGGAGTTCCTCTCAGCGCCTGACTTGTACTACGAGACCCTGCGGAGGAATCTCAAAACCGCCAAGATCAAGGTGAAAGAGGACCTCGACCGCTTACAG GAATTGAAAATCTTAGTTGATTTTGATGACAAGGGCTACCTCCTTCAAATCTTTACCAAACCTGTGCAGGACAGACCAACTCTTTTCCTGGAGGTTATTCAGCGGAACAACCACTTT GGCTTCGGGGCAGGCAACTTCAAGTCTCTCTTTGAGGCCATTGAGAAGGACCAAGATGCCAGGGGCAACCTCACTGTGCTGACACCCGCAGGGCAGGCCAAAGCCTTCAAATGA